Part of the Streptomyces europaeiscabiei genome is shown below.
CCTGGCGCAGCGGATGGATCTGGAGGAGACCAAGTACGAGGGCCCCACGGGCATCGTCGGCATCCTCCAGGAGGCGTGCACCCACGCGGGCGTCCCGGCGGTCTCGCTCTGGGCGGCGGTCCCGCACTACGTGTCGCAGCCGCCGAACCCGAAGGCGACGCTGGCCCTCCTGAACCGGCTGGAGGACCTCATCGACGTGCGCATCCCGCTGGGCGAGCTGCCCGAGGACGCACGCGCCTGGCAGGTGGGCGTGGACCAGCTGGCCGCGGAGGACAGCGAGGTCGCCGAGTACGTGCAGACGCTGGAGGAGGCCCGGGACACCGCGGAGCTGCCGGAGGCGTCGGGCGAGGCGATCGCACGCGAGTTCGAGCGATACCTCAGGCGCCGCGACGGAGGCGGCCCGGCGCCGGGCGGTCACGCCACGGTGGACGGGGGCGACGGGACCACCGGGGCGTGGAATCCCAAGGACAACCCCGGCGGGCGTACGCGGCCGCCGAAGCCGCCGCGGCCTGAGACCGAGACCGAGGCTGAGGCTGAGGCTGAGGCTGAGGCTGAGGACGAGGATTCGTCGGACGACTGAGACCCGGATCCGGGCGGGAGACACCGCGTGGGATCTTCGGGTCCGTCGTGGCTGGTCGCGCAGTTCCCCGCGCCCCTGGAAGCAGGACAGAGCGCGGGGTACGGCACCCCGGTGTCTACACGACGCTCCTCTTCACGGCCACCACCGCGTACGTCGTGTCCGGGGTCGGGGTCGTGGTGAAGCGGGCGTTGGGCAGGTAGAGGCGGTTCTTGTGGGACGCGACCGTCGTCGGGACGTCGAAGTCGGAGTCCGTGAGGCGCCCCTCGAAGATGCCGCTGCGGCCGTCGGCGGAGAGCTTGAACACGTCGATCGCGTTCTGGCGGTTCTGGACGACGTAGAGCCGCCGGCCGAGGAGCAGCAGGCCGTCGCCGTTGGTGAGGGGTGCCGCGTCGCCGAGGTCGACGAGCTCGGTGACGCCGGTCTTCGGGTTCACCCGGTGGAGGCCGCCCGCGCCGGACTGGACGACCAGGAGTGCCTTGCCGTCCGGGGTGCCGGTGATGCCGTTGGCATGGACGACCTCGCCGGGGGTCTGTGTCCAGTCGCCGCCCAGGGTGACCGTGACGACCTCGTCCGGGTCCGGCAGGCCGCCGTGGCCACCGAGCGGCAGGGCGTACAGGGCGGGCTGGAACGAGTCGGTGAACCAGGCGGTGCGCGAGGTCAGGAAGACGTCGTTGGCGAAGGTCGGCGTCTTCGTGGTGAGCGTGTACGACGCGATGATCGCGCCGGTACGGACGTCCACCACCCGGGCGCCCTGTCCGCGTCCGGCGACGAACAGCCGCCCCCGGTCGTCGAGTTTGAGCCCGACGGAGGGCGTACCGGGGCCCGCGGAGATGATGCCGCCCTCTCCTGTGCGCAGGTCGGCGCGGTAGATCGAGCCGTCGCCGAGGGAGCCCAGGTAGGCGTAGGGGCCGCCGCCGATGGTGATGCCCTCGGGGCGGAAGCCGTCGGGCAGGGGGATGAGGTCGGGCCAGGTGTGCTCGGAGGCTGAGGCGGAGGAGGCCACGGCCGAGGACCCGACGAGCAGGGCGCCCGCGGTGGCGGCGGACGTCGTGAGCAGTCTTCGCCGACTGATGTGACGAGCGGAGGGGGATTGCGGGGGGTTCGGGGGTTGCGGGGGTGCCACTGTGCGTCCCTTCCACGAAGGGACCGGCAGCTGGCCGGTCCGGCGTTCAACTGACGTCTGTCACCCCATCACATGCCGACCGGCCCCGCAGCCCTTGGACGTGCGACCGACAGTGCCTTGACAGCCCCAGGACAGCTTCCGGCCGGATTGTGACGGTCTGGACGACTCACCGCTCGCGTGCTTGGTTGTGCCCCGGGCCCAGGAGTTCCACGCGCCACCCGGCACCCGCAGGACCGAAGGGAGCGGTACGCGATGAACGACCAGGTACAGCCGGCCGAGGGCCCGGGAGCGTCCGGGCCGGGGCCCGACGGAGCGGGGTTCACCCATCGAGGATCCGAACAGGAACTGATCGTCGTCGCCCGCCCCGAGTTTCGGCTGCGGGCCGGGGCCGAGGGCGTCAGCTCGGCGGCCGGCGCGGACGTGTCGGCCCTGAACGTGTTCCTCGGCGACGAGCAGCTCGTCCTGGAGCCCCTGTTCGGGGACGAGGAACGACTCCGGGCGACCGACTCCGGTGACGACGGGGTACCCGACCTCGCCCTCTTCTACCGGGTGCGCGGCGCCCGTGCCCCGGGGCTGCGCTCTCGCATCGCGGCACTGCCCGGCATCGACACGGCGTACGTCAAGCCCGGCGCCGTACCGGCCTCCGTCGATTCCGCCGCGTCCGCCGGCTCGGCCACGTCCGTCGGGTTCGGCTCGGTCGACCGGGTCGACCCGGTGCGCCCGGTCGGCCCGGTCGGCCCGATGGGCTTCGACGGATCCGGCGGATCCGGCGGATCCCGCAGTCCCGACGGTCCGGAGGCCGGCAACGGCCGACAGGTGAGGGAGAGCGCCCCTCCGACTCCCGACCACAACGGCCGCCAGGGCTGTCTGCGCCCGGCGCCCGAGGGCATCGACGCGCACTGGGCCTGGCAGCATCCCGGTGGCAGCGGCCGTGGCGTGACGGTCGTCGATGTGGAGGGCGCCTGGCAGCTCGGCCACGAGGACCTGACCGCGAGGCCCGCGGGCGTCGCCGTCGGCATCCCGTCGGCCGACCTCGCCGGGCGCAACCACGGCACCGCCGTCATGGGGGTGCTCGTCGGCGACCGGGGCGAGCGCGGGACCACCGGCATCGTGCCGGACGCGGTGACGGCCGCCACGTCCGTCCACGCCATCGGCACCGCCGCGACGATCCGGGCGGTCGCCGACCGGCTCGGCCCCGGCGACATCGTCCTCGTCGAACTGCACCGCCCCGGCCCCGGGTTCGCGTACCAGCCGCGCGACGACCAGCGGGGCCACATCCCGCTGGAGTGGTGGCCGGACGACTTCGCGGCGATCCGGTACGCCACCGCGCGGGGCGTCCTGGTCGTCGCGGCGGCCGGCAACGGCGCCGAGTCCCTGGACGACGCGGTCTACGAGCACCGCCCCGACGGGTTCCCGGCGTGGTGGCGCAACCCGTTCAACCCGTCCCACCCCTCCTCCGGCGCGATCCTGGTCGGCGCGGGCGCCCCGCCGCCCGGCACCCACGGCCGCGACCACGGTCCCGACCGCTCCCGCCTCGCGTTCTCCGGCCATGGTGCCCGTGTGGACGCCCAGGGCTGGGGCCGCGAGGTAGCGACCACCGGCGGCTTCCGGGACCGGCCGGGCGACCTGCAGGGCGGGGCCGAGGAGGTCGTCCGGTACACGGACACGTTCTCCGGGACCTCGGCGGCCGCCTCGGTCGTGGCCGGAGCGCTGGCCGCGCTGCAGGGCATGCTCAAGGCCGCCGGCCGGCCACCGATGTCCCCCGGACGAGCCCGCGAGGTCCTGCGGGCCACCGGGTCCCCCCAGCAGGACGCCCCCGGCCGGCCCGCCTCCCAGCGCATCGGGAACCGCCCCGACATCAGGGCGGCCGTCGCCCACCTCCTCCCGGAGGCCGTCGGGTCCGGCACGGCCGAACGCTATTGGGACGAACTGCTCCCCTATCCCCGTGAACTCCCGCCCAGGCTGCGCCTGTTCGTGTCCGGCGCCTGGCGGAACCTGACCGACCCGTCCCCCGAGATCCGCCGGGCGGTCCACGCCGCCTTCGCCGGGGGACGTCCCGACGTCCGTGTGTGGTTCTCCGACGACGAGGTCGTCGGCCTGGTGATCACCGGGTGACGACCGCGGGCTCCCGGCCCCTGAGGAAGGCGAAGGGGCGCCTCCTCCGGCCGGAGGAGGCGCCCCACTGGTCTCGTGCCGTACGACCCGTGTGACACGTGCGACGTCTTCGGCGCCCGTGCAGAGTCGTTACTTCACGTGTTCCTACAGCGCCACGCCGAGCAGCGCGTCCACGGCGCGCGACACGACGCCGGGCGCGCCCTCGTCCGTACCGCCACGTTCCTGCTGGAGCACGGCCCAGCGGTCGACCGCCGCGAGCGCGGTCGGCGCGTCCAGGTCGTGCGCGAGGGCCTCGCGGATCTCCTCGACGAGGGCCTCGGCGGACGGTCCGTCGGGCCGGGACACGGCGGCGCGCCACCGGTCGAGGCGGGCGACGGCGTCCTGGAGGACCTGGTCGGTCCACTCCCAGTCGGCCCGGTAGTGGTGTGCGAGGAGCGCGAGCCGTATCGCGGCCGGGTCGACCCCGTCGCGGCGCAGCCTGGAGACGAAGACCAGGTTGCCCTTGGACTTCGACATCTTCTCGCCGTGCAGCGCGACCATGCCGGCGTGGACGTACGCCTTGGCCATGGGGAACTCGCCGGTCAGCGCCTGCGCGTGTGAGGCGCCCATCTCGTGGTGCGGGAAGGCGAGGTCGGAGCCGCCGCCCTGGACGTCGAAGCCCATGCCCAGGTGGTCGAGGGCGATGGCGACACACTCGATGTGCCAGCCGGGCCGGCCGCGTCCGAGGGAGCCGCCGTCCCAGCTGGGCTCGCCCTCACGCGCGGACATCCAGAGCATCGGGTCGAGGGGGTTCTTCTTCCCGGCCCGGTCCGGGTCCCCGCCGCGCTCGGCGGAGAGCAGCCGCATCGTGGCGGCGTCGAGGCGCGAGACCTTGCCGAAGTCCGGGTCGGCCTCGACGGAGAAGTAGATGTCCCCTTCGAGTTCGTAGGCGGCGCCGGAGGCCAGGAGCCGCTCCACGAGCGGAACGATTCCGGGGATGGCCTCGACCGCGCC
Proteins encoded:
- a CDS encoding PAC2 family protein — translated: MIELEGVPELIDPVMVAAFEGWNDAGDAASTAVAHLDKEWKGEVFAALDAEDYYDFQVNRPTVWLDGGVRKITWPTTRLSVVRVGGDKPRDLVLVRGIEPSMRWRSFCNELLGFAHELGVELVVIMGALLGDTPHTRPVPVSGVTSDPDLAQRMDLEETKYEGPTGIVGILQEACTHAGVPAVSLWAAVPHYVSQPPNPKATLALLNRLEDLIDVRIPLGELPEDARAWQVGVDQLAAEDSEVAEYVQTLEEARDTAELPEASGEAIAREFERYLRRRDGGGPAPGGHATVDGGDGTTGAWNPKDNPGGRTRPPKPPRPETETEAEAEAEAEAEDEDSSDD
- a CDS encoding SMP-30/gluconolactonase/LRE family protein, which gives rise to MAPPQPPNPPQSPSARHISRRRLLTTSAATAGALLVGSSAVASSASASEHTWPDLIPLPDGFRPEGITIGGGPYAYLGSLGDGSIYRADLRTGEGGIISAGPGTPSVGLKLDDRGRLFVAGRGQGARVVDVRTGAIIASYTLTTKTPTFANDVFLTSRTAWFTDSFQPALYALPLGGHGGLPDPDEVVTVTLGGDWTQTPGEVVHANGITGTPDGKALLVVQSGAGGLHRVNPKTGVTELVDLGDAAPLTNGDGLLLLGRRLYVVQNRQNAIDVFKLSADGRSGIFEGRLTDSDFDVPTTVASHKNRLYLPNARFTTTPTPDTTYAVVAVKRSVV
- a CDS encoding S8 family serine peptidase, encoding MNDQVQPAEGPGASGPGPDGAGFTHRGSEQELIVVARPEFRLRAGAEGVSSAAGADVSALNVFLGDEQLVLEPLFGDEERLRATDSGDDGVPDLALFYRVRGARAPGLRSRIAALPGIDTAYVKPGAVPASVDSAASAGSATSVGFGSVDRVDPVRPVGPVGPMGFDGSGGSGGSRSPDGPEAGNGRQVRESAPPTPDHNGRQGCLRPAPEGIDAHWAWQHPGGSGRGVTVVDVEGAWQLGHEDLTARPAGVAVGIPSADLAGRNHGTAVMGVLVGDRGERGTTGIVPDAVTAATSVHAIGTAATIRAVADRLGPGDIVLVELHRPGPGFAYQPRDDQRGHIPLEWWPDDFAAIRYATARGVLVVAAAGNGAESLDDAVYEHRPDGFPAWWRNPFNPSHPSSGAILVGAGAPPPGTHGRDHGPDRSRLAFSGHGARVDAQGWGREVATTGGFRDRPGDLQGGAEEVVRYTDTFSGTSAAASVVAGALAALQGMLKAAGRPPMSPGRAREVLRATGSPQQDAPGRPASQRIGNRPDIRAAVAHLLPEAVGSGTAERYWDELLPYPRELPPRLRLFVSGAWRNLTDPSPEIRRAVHAAFAGGRPDVRVWFSDDEVVGLVITG
- the mshC gene encoding cysteine--1-D-myo-inosityl 2-amino-2-deoxy-alpha-D-glucopyranoside ligase codes for the protein MHAWPASEVPALPGKGRDLRIHDTATDGLITLDPGPVARIYVCGITPYDATHMGHAATYNAFDLVQRVWLDTKRQVHYVQNVTDVDDPLLERAARDDIDWVALAEKETALFREDMTALRMLPPRHYIGAVEAIPGIVPLVERLLASGAAYELEGDIYFSVEADPDFGKVSRLDAATMRLLSAERGGDPDRAGKKNPLDPMLWMSAREGEPSWDGGSLGRGRPGWHIECVAIALDHLGMGFDVQGGGSDLAFPHHEMGASHAQALTGEFPMAKAYVHAGMVALHGEKMSKSKGNLVFVSRLRRDGVDPAAIRLALLAHHYRADWEWTDQVLQDAVARLDRWRAAVSRPDGPSAEALVEEIREALAHDLDAPTALAAVDRWAVLQQERGGTDEGAPGVVSRAVDALLGVAL